In Candidatus Cohnella colombiensis, one DNA window encodes the following:
- the secA2 gene encoding accessory Sec system translocase SecA2: MNIVDKLVQKVKKRDTLHKLKGHRDKAETIMKRDLREWNDDRLMAESMRLQCEAKAGAPLDKLLIDAYALVCEAAQRTLGMRPYEVQIMAAIALHEGNLVEMQTGEGKTLAAVMPAYLNAITGKGVHVLTFNDYLASRDAEWMGPIYRFLGLSVVAVQAGMSFAEKKQAYSADITYVTAKEAGFDYLRDSIAMTADDTVHRAFHYVIVDEADSLLLDEARVPLVIAGEAAATRNDGTRFADVAKQLHREEHFVFDEFKRNVYLTEAGSDKVESLLHCGNLYDSHNSHLLTSLNCALHADALLKRDIDYIVRDGRIELIDEYTGRVAENRHLPDGLQAALEAKEGLSSKAGGQILGTITLQHLLSIYPEISGMTATAQVSAFEFEEIYSLQVVQIPPNRPCIRIDHPHKIYTHKEAKLKALVTEIATIHATGRPILIGTSSVEESGILAECLRQIGVNCHVLNAKNDSEEAEIIAKAGEIGAVTVSTNMAGRGVDIRLGGGDAKQADVAAKLDGLYVIGTLANESIRINDQLRGRAGRQGDPGASRFFLSLEDDLILRFGIDKAIPSSYKKLKQDEPLDEAMLRNKISHIQHVIMGQNFHIRQELNYYSDMVEDQRRILYKDRHAILTGETPISPSEQRVRLFYIDKFWAEHLAYVSYIREGIHLEGLANLNPINEFHTQIIQAFDQIPAKIEEETSIMLAKLGNLNDPSRWEQLGLKSPSSTWTYIINDQYSQKALLAPDAMGPDIIGAISLVLKPVVKPVLDWLFRTHRWR; this comes from the coding sequence ATGAACATTGTCGACAAACTTGTGCAAAAGGTAAAGAAACGCGACACGCTTCACAAGCTGAAAGGCCATCGGGACAAAGCCGAAACGATAATGAAACGGGATCTGCGAGAGTGGAACGACGATCGGCTAATGGCCGAATCCATGCGACTTCAATGTGAAGCCAAGGCAGGCGCGCCACTCGACAAGTTGCTGATCGATGCTTATGCATTAGTTTGCGAGGCAGCGCAGCGAACGCTTGGCATGCGGCCGTACGAGGTTCAAATTATGGCGGCGATTGCCCTTCACGAAGGAAATTTGGTCGAAATGCAGACAGGCGAAGGAAAGACACTTGCGGCAGTGATGCCGGCGTATTTAAACGCAATAACGGGCAAAGGTGTGCATGTCCTGACGTTTAACGATTATTTGGCGAGCAGGGACGCCGAGTGGATGGGACCGATTTATCGGTTTCTCGGTCTATCGGTAGTCGCGGTTCAAGCGGGCATGAGCTTTGCCGAGAAAAAACAAGCTTATTCTGCGGACATAACGTACGTGACGGCCAAAGAGGCGGGCTTTGATTATTTGCGCGACTCGATTGCGATGACCGCAGACGACACCGTCCATCGGGCTTTTCATTACGTGATCGTCGACGAAGCGGATTCGCTGCTGCTCGACGAGGCGCGTGTTCCGCTTGTAATTGCAGGTGAAGCTGCAGCTACTCGAAACGACGGCACAAGGTTCGCGGATGTGGCCAAGCAATTACATCGCGAAGAGCATTTCGTCTTCGATGAGTTTAAGCGTAACGTCTACTTAACCGAAGCAGGCTCCGATAAGGTAGAATCGCTATTACACTGCGGTAATTTGTACGATAGCCATAACAGCCATTTGTTAACGTCCCTCAATTGCGCTCTCCATGCAGATGCTCTATTAAAACGGGATATCGATTACATCGTCCGGGACGGTAGAATCGAGCTGATCGACGAATATACCGGACGCGTGGCGGAAAACCGGCATTTACCGGACGGGCTGCAAGCCGCGCTGGAAGCGAAGGAAGGGCTTAGTTCGAAAGCCGGCGGCCAAATACTTGGCACGATCACGCTTCAGCATTTGCTGAGCATATATCCGGAAATCAGCGGAATGACGGCTACCGCCCAAGTTTCGGCGTTTGAATTCGAGGAAATTTACTCGCTGCAGGTGGTTCAAATTCCGCCCAATCGTCCTTGTATTCGAATCGACCACCCTCACAAAATCTATACCCACAAGGAAGCTAAGCTGAAAGCGTTGGTCACCGAAATTGCGACCATCCATGCGACCGGAAGGCCGATTTTGATCGGCACGTCGAGCGTTGAAGAGTCGGGTATCTTGGCGGAATGCCTTCGGCAAATCGGTGTCAATTGCCATGTGCTTAACGCGAAAAACGATTCGGAAGAAGCCGAAATCATTGCCAAAGCGGGAGAGATCGGCGCTGTAACGGTGTCCACGAACATGGCCGGGCGCGGCGTGGATATACGGCTTGGCGGCGGAGATGCGAAACAGGCGGATGTTGCCGCAAAGCTTGACGGTCTGTATGTCATCGGTACGCTCGCGAATGAAAGCATTCGAATCAACGACCAACTGCGCGGTCGCGCAGGACGGCAAGGAGATCCGGGGGCGTCCAGATTTTTCTTAAGCTTGGAGGACGATTTGATTTTGCGTTTCGGCATCGACAAGGCGATCCCCTCCTCCTACAAGAAACTCAAACAGGACGAGCCGCTCGATGAAGCGATGCTTCGCAACAAAATCAGCCACATTCAACACGTGATCATGGGCCAAAATTTCCACATCCGCCAAGAGCTCAACTACTATTCGGATATGGTGGAGGATCAACGGCGCATCCTGTATAAAGATCGACACGCTATTTTGACCGGTGAAACGCCAATAAGCCCATCGGAACAGCGCGTCAGATTGTTTTATATCGACAAGTTTTGGGCCGAGCATCTCGCTTATGTTTCGTATATTCGCGAAGGCATCCATTTGGAAGGCCTTGCGAATCTCAACCCGATTAACGAGTTTCACACTCAAATTATCCAGGCGTTCGATCAAATTCCTGCGAAAATAGAAGAAGAAACTTCAATAATGCTAGCAAAACTCGGCAACTTGAACGATCCTTCCAGGTGGGAACAGTTAGGCTTGAAAAGCCCTTCCTCGACGTGGACGTATATAATAAACGATCAGTATTCGCAAAAAGCCCTACTAGCCCCCGACGCCATGGGTCCCGACATTATCGGTGCTATATCGCTTGTCCTCAAACCTGTCGTCAAACCTGTCCTCGACTGGCTTTTTAGAACGCATCGTTGGCGGTAG
- a CDS encoding DUF2975 domain-containing protein yields MKRGTTFFLKVSIILLGIAVVALCVFLVPEIANYAAELYPDRTNMKSLVYIDLYAPAIPFYFALYQALQLLSYIDKNKAFSELSVRALKNIKNCAIIISGLYALGMPLFYLVGDKDDAPGIIVIGIIMIFASMVIAVFAAVLQKLLKEAIDIKSENDLTV; encoded by the coding sequence ATGAAACGAGGAACAACATTCTTTTTGAAGGTATCTATTATTCTGCTTGGAATTGCAGTTGTTGCTTTGTGTGTCTTTTTGGTGCCTGAAATTGCGAATTACGCAGCCGAATTGTATCCGGATAGGACAAATATGAAATCTCTCGTATACATCGACTTGTATGCACCAGCGATTCCTTTTTACTTCGCGCTGTATCAAGCACTTCAACTTTTAAGCTACATCGACAAGAACAAAGCCTTTTCGGAATTATCCGTGCGGGCTTTAAAGAATATCAAAAACTGCGCGATCATTATCAGCGGGTTATATGCGTTAGGCATGCCGCTCTTCTATCTCGTAGGGGACAAAGATGATGCCCCGGGGATTATCGTAATCGGAATAATTATGATTTTTGCCTCCATGGTTATTGCTGTTTTTGCCGCCGTTCTTCAGAAGCTTTTAAAAGAGGCTATCGATATCAAATCAGAAAATGACTTGACGGTCTGA
- a CDS encoding helix-turn-helix transcriptional regulator: MAIIINIDVMLAKRKMSVTELSERVGITMANLSILKNGKAKAIRLSTLEAICKHLECQPGDILEYRSDETQA, encoded by the coding sequence ATGGCGATCATAATCAATATTGATGTAATGTTGGCTAAACGAAAAATGAGTGTAACAGAGCTTTCGGAGAGGGTTGGAATTACGATGGCTAACCTGTCTATATTGAAAAACGGAAAGGCAAAAGCAATCCGATTATCTACTTTAGAGGCAATTTGTAAGCATTTAGAATGTCAGCCGGGAGATATTTTAGAATACAGAAGTGACGAAACCCAAGCGTAG
- a CDS encoding DUF4153 domain-containing protein, translated as MDNNNLITKNMDNPRELERMFRKEPEVFIKSFSYAWEQNPDSQVLAVWQERLHFKETENTEKSSLRWKSFLIMGILAILAGISTRLLFHFTEQEAIAPVNLVFGILPFMAIYFVYNNPSNRNVIYTLSSLFLISGFYLNMLPLDNKDSMIMAYLHLPIFLWAVMGLAFTGNEHGRGSARLAYLKFNGEFSILYACMAISGMVLTVITMQLFRFIGTDISEFYFRNVVLFGAAALAIVAAYLVTRDIKLAKNIAPYLAKIFSPLVLATLLVYFIAVIWIGKNPFLDRDFLLVFNGVLLSVLAVTIFSITERGTDEKMNVSDYINFALIALALMIDGVALSAIVFRLSSYGFTPNRLAVLGVNLLIFANLIWIILSYVRFLRNKTGPLAIQDAVTKYLPIYGLWAAFVTFTFPLIF; from the coding sequence ATGGACAATAACAATCTCATTACCAAGAACATGGATAATCCCCGTGAGCTGGAGAGAATGTTTAGAAAAGAACCCGAGGTTTTTATAAAGTCATTCTCCTACGCATGGGAACAAAACCCCGATTCCCAGGTTCTTGCCGTATGGCAGGAAAGACTGCATTTCAAGGAGACAGAAAATACGGAAAAGAGTTCTTTACGGTGGAAAAGCTTTTTAATCATGGGCATTTTAGCAATCTTGGCCGGGATTAGCACGAGGCTACTTTTCCATTTTACCGAACAGGAAGCAATAGCCCCTGTTAACCTTGTTTTCGGCATACTTCCCTTTATGGCTATCTATTTTGTATACAATAACCCCTCCAATAGAAACGTGATCTACACCCTTTCATCTTTATTCCTGATCTCCGGATTTTATCTGAATATGCTCCCGCTAGACAATAAAGATAGCATGATCATGGCCTATCTTCACCTTCCCATTTTCTTATGGGCAGTCATGGGGCTGGCATTTACCGGAAATGAACATGGCAGAGGCAGTGCAAGATTAGCCTATCTTAAATTTAACGGCGAATTTAGCATCCTATACGCCTGTATGGCCATAAGCGGAATGGTGCTAACCGTAATTACCATGCAGTTATTTAGATTCATCGGTACGGACATATCGGAATTCTATTTTAGAAACGTCGTTTTATTCGGTGCCGCCGCTCTGGCGATCGTAGCTGCCTATTTGGTAACAAGGGACATTAAGCTTGCAAAAAATATAGCGCCATATCTCGCCAAAATTTTCAGTCCACTTGTACTGGCAACGTTGTTGGTCTACTTTATAGCGGTTATTTGGATCGGAAAAAATCCATTCTTGGATCGCGATTTCCTACTCGTTTTCAACGGAGTGCTCCTAAGCGTATTGGCCGTCACCATCTTCTCCATTACCGAACGCGGTACAGACGAGAAAATGAACGTTTCCGATTATATCAATTTTGCCCTCATCGCCCTTGCTCTTATGATTGACGGTGTAGCTTTATCGGCCATCGTGTTCAGACTTTCTTCTTATGGGTTCACACCCAACAGACTTGCTGTCTTAGGCGTAAACCTACTGATCTTTGCCAATCTCATTTGGATTATACTTTCCTATGTGCGTTTTCTAAGAAACAAAACCGGGCCGTTAGCCATTCAAGATGCCGTTACGAAGTATTTGCCGATTTACGGACTGTGGGCTGCTTTCGTTACCTTTACGTTTCCTTTGATTTTTTAA